CCAGAGGAAGGCGACGAGCAGCAGCGCCTCGGTGGGGGAGAGGCGGTGGCGGGAGTAGGCGAGGGCCAGCAGCAACACCAGGATGCTCCCGTAGAACGTGACGTTGGCGATCCCGTGCGGGGTGGGGGAAGCCCACTCCACCACCAGGGTCTGGCTGGGCCGGTCGGTGAGCAGGCGGTGGACGTAGCCCAGGATCCCGATCCCCTGGGGGTTGAGGAGCAGGGCCAGCAAGGTGAGAGCGGCGGTGCCTGCCAGGGGGCGCAGGGTGGAGAGCGGGCGCTGCCCGAGGAGCGCCTCCAGGGCCCCGCCCGTCAGGAAGAGGAGCAGCAACACCGGGCCCAGGATGAAGGCCCCGTGGGCGTTGACCCAGAAGGCCATCAGCGGGGGGAGGAGGAGGAGGGCCCTCGGGCGCAGGGCGCCCTCCCGGAAGCGGGCGAGGAGGAGGTAGAAGATCGCGAAGGGCACCCAGGACCAGATCTGGGGGCGCAGCACCAGGTTGTTGAGGGCCATGCCGGCGGCCAGCGTGAGGGCCAGGGCGGCCAGGCGCCCGGAGCCGCTGCGGCGCTTCGCCTCCCATCCGATCAGGGCGAAGGCCGCGAGGGCCAGGAGGTTGCGGGCGAAGGTGGGAAGCGGAAGCCCCCCGGCGCGGTAGAGCCAGGCGAGGAGGACCTCCCCCAGCCAGGCCCCGTAAGTGAAGGGGGCATCCGGCGGCAGGGTCCAGCCGAACATGTTCGTAGCAGGGATACGCCGCTCATCGAGGATGAGCGCCCCGATCTTCAGGTGCCACCAGAAATCGTTGGGGGGCAGTGGCACCAGCGAGACCAGGACCCCGAAGGCCGCAAGGACCACAGTGAACCAGAGGAGGTCGATGGAGGCCCTTATCCCGTGGGTCCGCATGGCATTTCTTTCTCCGGGAGATGGTTCGGCATCGCCGCGCCGCGCCGGGCCAGGAGGACCCAGCCCAGCAGCACCGAGCCTGCCCAGAAGTAGAAGATCTGAGGCATGGAGGTGAACAGGAGGATCCCGTTCAGGAGCCCATAAGCCAGGATCAGCCCGAGACGTCGGGGCGCAGGGGAATGCGAAATCAGATGGTAGAAGGCAGGGATCAGCCCGACGAGCGCCAGCGGCAGGTCGAAGGTCCAGCCGTATGCCGCTGTCGCCAGGGAGATCAGCGTCCACAAGGGGATCTCCGAGATGGAGGGGCGGTAGCGCAGCCAGAGCCCCAGGCCGATGAGGGGGGGAAGGAACTGGAGGGCTACATACGAGGGGCCGATCAGCAATCTCAGGAAGCCTCCCAGGGTCGCAGTGGCCCAATCGGCGGGCGGGTGGTGTTGCCAGGCGTGGAGATACTGTTCGAAGACCGCGGGTTGCAGAAGCCCGGAGAGGGCGGAGGCTCCGGCCACGGCGGCGAACAGCCCGAGGGCGAAGCCGGGTTTCCGTTGCCGGATGGATTCGGCCAGCAGGGTCAGGAGCACGAGATAGGCCAGGTGGGGCTTCACCAGCAGGAGGGCGGACCAGAGCCCGGCCCGGAAGGGATGGCGCGGGAACGCGCGCATTGCCTCGACCAGGGCGGGCAGCATCAGCGGCGTGATCTGACCGGCTTTGAGGGCGTGGAGCGCCGGCGCGAAGGTGAAGACCAGGGCCCAGACCCCCCACGGCCGCGCCGGCCGGACGTGGAGGGAGCGGCTCAATTGCGTCCCGCTCCAGGCGAGGGCGGCCAGCTGAAGGAGGAACCACAGGCTGCGAGCGAGGGGATAGGGCAGCGCACCGAAGGGGACGAGGAGCGCCAGGACCCATGGGGGGTTCCACAGCATGACGGCTTCCTCCAGTGGGCGCCCCGCTTCCCGTTCGAGGCGGAGCAACTGTTCTGGATCGTAAGGGTTGCCGCCGGTGAGGGTCAGGCGGCCGGCCGCCCAGTATTCAACGAAGTCATCCAGGCGGATGAAGGATGGAGAGGTCAGGATCCGCTCGGAGAGCGCAAAGAGCATGGCGCCCGCAGCGATCAGCAAGGGCCATCGCATGACCCGATAGACCGTCCCCCGCATGGTCCGTGCTCCTTCTCTGATCATGGCCATGATTTCAATTCGACCTTATAGCCCTGGGAGATAAGATGGCGGATGAAATCCTTCCTCCCAAAGGCAATGATCGTAATCCTGTTTCTCTGGATTTCGACGAGCTGATAGAAGTCTTGGAACATTCTGGAGGTCAGCAGGTTATACAAAACTTGTTGGTTGAACTGGAAATCCCTGAGGAACAGTTGCCATCCGTATCCGTCCGTATGATCGTAAGGCAGGAGGAGCTCCGGGGGATCTCGGAAGAGCACCTCCGGGTTGAATGCCACATGACCCGGCACGGAGCCCGGATGCCATCGACGGCTGTGCGCCATCTCGCGATGGTTCAGTCCCATAAGATCCAGCACAGGCCCCTCATAATCGAGGCGGAATCGACCGGCTGTGACGATGCCAACCCGTGGCGGTGCAGGGGCGAAGAGGAGATTCATCCGATGGGCCAGCAGGCTTTTCTCTCTTGGGAGGTAAAACTCGAATCTCATTTGCATCTTATCCCATTCAGGGAAAGAAAGAATGGGTGTAGATGGGGATATATCCCATTGAGAGAGGCACAAATTTAGCCAGTTGTCTGTATTGATGAGGGGGAGAAGCAAGCAGAGGCAAAGTGTGAGCACATGAAGCCTATAAGGGATGGGGAGCAGGTTTGCCCACAGATCCCCAAGGGCGATCAGGAGGAGACCCAGGATCGGCCATATCGGCTGATAGAAGCGTGCCATAGGAAAATAGTCGGCGCCGGTCGTCAGGGGGATGGAAACACCCAGCAGTGCCAACCCGGTCATGTGGAAAAGACGGATCAGGGCTCCGGGTGGCTCCTCTCTATCCGAGCCGCGAAGGGCGCTGATCAGGGTAGAAAGGCGGCGAAGGATGGTATGAACACCCCAGAGCAGGGCAGTGAGACCCATCCAGTAGGTAATCCCGAACTTCAGAAAGTAAATCACGCCGCTTCGCAGTGCCTGTGCGGGTGGAACACGCTTGGCGTAGAACGTGTTGGGCAGGAAATCTCCAAACAGACTAAGCCGCCATACGGTTAGAGCGATCAGGATGGCTCCACCGATCCCCAGCAGGGTGAGGGTCCGGCCCGTATTGATTTTGCGGCCTCGGGCGCGATGGTTGACGATGTCCAGCAGGATGAAGCCCAGCGCCCAGATCATCCCTTCTGGGCGGGACAGGATGAGAAAGGCAACCAATCCGCCTGCGATCCATGTTAGGAAGGCCACGCCACAGGGCGATCGCCACGCTGGTCACCCCCAGCGAGAGGAGCACCGTATCCATCAGGCTGATGGTGTTCCAGATCACAAAGCCGGGGATGCTCAGGATCCATATTCCGATAAAAAGGGTGGCGGGGGAAAGCCACCCCTTCTCGGTCCCTATGGTCCCAATCACCAACCCCAGCAAGATTGCCGTCAGGGTGCAGGCCACAAGGAGCACCCCGCTTTCCATCGGGATCCCGAACAGGTATGTTCCCAGCATGGGAAGCAGCCATAGGGGCGATGTAAATCCCTCCACCGGCTGCTCGCCTGGGTTGTAAACGAGGCCGTAGCCCTCCACCACATGCTTGGCGTAGACGGCGAAAATATAAGCATCGTCAATCCCAGGACCAGGGACATCCAGACATGCGAGGGCTGTCTTTGTCGCAATTCCGACCGCAATAGCGGAGGCGAGGAAAGCGAGGCTCCATGGAAGGATTGGCCCTGGTATGGCTGGCGTTTCTTTTAGCGATTGTGGGTTGCTCGGTGTCGATTGAAGATATGCCCTGTGGAGCATCCGGTGATCTCCTATCGGGATTGAGCGTTCAAGGTGTCTGGCTGGAGCTTCGTTTGATACCCGGCCGCGGTGAGGGCCGGCAGCGTCCATTGTATCCCCCAGCCGACGTGGCGGGCCATCCAGGCGGTGAGGGGTGCTCCGAGGAAGAAGGCGACCCAGACCAGGGCGAAGGCCGCGCGCAGGGCCGGGCGGGCGGCGGGAGCCTGTTCCCAGAGCAAAAGGGCTGGGAGCAGCAGGATGGCCCCGTCGTAGATCATCGCATGCGGGGTCAGATACAGGGTGAGGACCACCGCCGCCGCAAAGCGCAGGGGCTCCTCCCGGTGGCGGCGCCAGAAGCGGAGGACAGCCCCGGTGGCGATGAGCGCGGAAAGGAGCGCGAGGGCGTCGGCCAGGCGGGGCTGCCCCGGCAGCAGCAGCCGCCAAAACCCCCGCGGGCTGTGCAAATGCCACAGCGGGAACTCCTTCCAGGACGGAAGATCCGGGTAAATGTTCAGGGCGAAACGCCCATAGGCGGCTGTCGCTTCCGGCAACAGCGCCCCAGAGAGGGTCAGCAGTGTGGCCCCGGTCAGGCCCAGCCCGAACAGGGCCCGCCATCCGCGAGGGCCTTCCATCCCCCAGAGAAGCAGGAGCCCCAAGAGCAGATGGGGCTTATACAGCAGCAGCCCGGAGAGGGCGCCGGCGGCCATCGCGCGGTTCCGCCGCCACATGATCCAGACCCCGGTGAGGAGGGCTAGGCTGAGGAGCCCGTTCTGCCCGAAGCTCACCGAGGCGAAGACCGGGAGGAAGGTGAGGGCCCAGGCGGTGGTCTCGAGGAAACGGGCGGGTCGGAGGGCCCGCATGCTGAGGACAAGCAGCAGGAGCTGCAGGGCGCTCCAGAGGGCGAAGCTGATCAGATAAGGCGGGAGGGAGAACGGCACGAAGAGGAGGGCGAAGAAGGGTGGGTTGAGGAAGGCGTGGTAGGCTGGGAGGTGGGGCCCGATGATCGCCCGCTCGGCGGCCAGCTGCGCCTCCGGGTCGTAGAGGCGGGCCGCCTGCCCGTGGCGGATCATCCACCCGGCGGCATAAAATTGGAGGTAATCCGTCCCGATCACCTGGCCGGCGAGGTCCAGGTTCCCCGAGCCGCCGAGCAGGCTGAGGAGCCATCCGCTCCACAGGGCGATCCCGGCGATCCATGCGTAGCGGAGGCGGATTGGGGTTAGATAATCGAATTTTCTCATCATCAACGATCTTTTAATGAAAATAAGTAGTCATATATCATCAAGATTAGAGCAATTGGTGGAAAGAAGGCTAGAAGAGCAACTCGCAGTAATGCGCCAGCAAATAGGAGGAAAAAAGATCCTAAATAAACAAAAATTATTAAATACAATAATCGATAAGATGGTTTCCAGGCTGACCAAAATGAAAAAATTGGTATAATTATAACCAAATCATGAATTAGGACATATGGTGCGGCTATTAACGGATATAGAATCGCAAATATCCAAGCAGGGATTTGGTTTGGGAAGGGGAGGTTACGTAGCGAATGAGCGAGCCAGGCAAGCCCGATACCAAACAATAATAATTGTAATGTAGAAAAGATTGTTAAAATTGGCTTGGCGGATACCGGAAAAATGGTAGCCAGTAATCCGTAAGGTGTGATTAATGCGAATGAAGGGAAGCCCTGGATCCACGGCAACTCAAGCAGGAGAGATTGAAGTCTAATATAATCCCAATATATTGCTAAATTTCCGCTCAATATGTCAATGAAGATCCATAGAATTGCAGTAGCGGTGAAAGTTAACAATGCGGCCCATTCCTTCCAGATCATCCATAATATGAGGAAACCAAGTGTAAAATGAGGCTTATACAGGAGAAGGCTACACAAGAGACCAGCTAAACTGGGGTGGCCGGCACGTTGCCACCACAGAATGTTGGTAACCAGCCATAGAGTAAGTCCATGATTTTGACCTACTCGCCAGCCTAATGCAAAAGGAAAGAATGAAAGAACAAGAATAATCATTTGCCAAAATGTTAATCCAGACGATTTTGTTTTATCGTTAATAATCATATAAAGTTGATGTGTTGAATGAAAAACCAAAATCAGGGTAAGTATATTCCAGATGAGAAAAGCAACAGGCAAAGAGAAAACACTAAATATACTATAAAACATAGCTACATAGGGCGGACTAATAAATGGGTTGAGCCCTGGATAAGAGGTGGGTGCAATGAGTGATTCTTGAATATGGGCTTGTGCTTGGAAATCGTATAGATGAGTCGGATTATGACGATAAAGGAGTCCCGCTCCATAGAGTGTAATGAAATCGGTCCCCAAGATGAACCCCCAACCTCCCTGCCAGCCTTGTCGAAAAAGAAAATCAAAGCCTATTGCTGCCCAAAGGACAGCAAAAATTAATCTTGGATAATTGTGAAGTCGCTGAATCATTTTATAGTTCATTGGTTGTTTTCTATTTAACCTTGCTGATCTCAAAGATGTATATCGGTGGATGCAAGAAAGATGGGCTCCCGGATAGCGAACGGGGACCGCATGGCCGATCATCCCGGTAGTAAAGATGGGTCACGCGGTAGCGTTGAAGCAAGGCGCGTTCCTCCTCAGGGGGAAGGTCCCCCTGGAAGAAGGCGGCCACCTCCTCTCGTTTCCGGGCCACCTGGAATGTCGCTCCGGGGTGGCCCAGGACCACCCGGCCCCGGATGTAACCGGCCAGGAAGTTCCCATCCTCCTCGCAGGCGAGCACGACCACCTGCGCCCCCTGCTGGCGCAACCCCATGGCGGCCTCGAAGGCGGCAACCGGCTCGAACACTGCCCGAGGGAAAGGGCCTGTCCCCAGCATGGAGAGCGCATACACCGTGTAGAGAAACGCGTTCTGACTATACAGCGCGATCCCTATCGCGGCGCCCCCGAGAACACGACGACCGGGGGTGGTCCACCACGAGCGAAAGCGGGCGTATAAATCCGCCGCCACGGGAGCCGCGAGCGCGGATAGGAGCGGCCCGATGCCATATGCAAAGCGCCGAGCGTAGGGAAGCGGCAGGTAGGAGAGAAGGAACAGCGCGCCGGCGGATCCGGCGAGGAACCGCCAGCGGGTGACGTCTGGGCCCGCCGACGCGCCCCATCCCCGAAGGACGCCCGGGAGCGCGAGAAGCCCCATCAGGCCGAAGGCGGCCAGGACCAGCGGAGGCGGATAAGGCGGCTGGAGGTTCTGCTGACCATACGCGACGCTCCAGAACGGATCGCGCTGGAAGATGGCGACATGATAGCCCACCAGCGGGACCGTCAGGAGGACCGGGGGGGCGATGTGGCGGAGCCCCGGGATCATCTCCTGACGGTGGACGCTGAGCCACACGCAGAGGAAGGCCAGGAAGGAGATCAGGCTGAAGGGATTCAGCGCGGCCAGGAGGAGCGGCGTTGCGGAGAGGCGCAGCCTGGATCCCATCGAGGCGGAGGAGGGCGGGGCGCTCAGGTCGGAGAGCGCCGTCAGGAGCAGGGCCAGGGCGAGGGTGAGATGAGGCGGCGCCATCAGGGCCAGGAACGTGTTGTGTTCGATCCGCGTGGCCACATCCATGGCCGCCTGCCCCCATGGAGATGCGATGCGGAACAGGGAGAGGCCCAGCGGGATCATCCAGACCGGCCCGGTGGAAAGCGCCAGCCCAAGGGCGATGGGATGGTGTTCCCGGTCTGGAAGGAAAGCGCCGAAGAAGCTCAGCAGGCGATCCCAGAGGATCAGAAGGCCCGCCACGGCCACGACGGCGTAGAGGCTTTCCAGGGGGGCTCCGAGGATCCGAGCGAGATGCCCCAGCGCGACATAAAAGAGATACTGCAGGGCGGGCGGATGGGGCTCCGGGGAGAACCGATTCACGATCCGCCAGGCGCCGGCCATGCCCTGATCCATCGCCGAGAGATACTGGGAGAAATCCCCGCCGTAGACCCAGGGTCGGGCCAGCCGCCAGCCCGCCGGCGGAAACCCGAACGCGATCGCCACCGGCCCTCCCAGGAGCAGGAGAAGGACGAGGGCCCCGATCGGTTTCTGAAGAATCGGGAGACGGGCGTGCTTCTTCTCCATTGGGATCACGCTGTCCGGTTTTAGAAAGAGACAGGATACCGAAGGCCCATTTTCAAGCGCACGTTCTCACTTCGGCGGCCGCTGATAGCGGCGGCGCAGGGCCTCAAGGGGGGCGCCCCGCACCTCGATGCGAACCCCCTGGCCGATCCCGGCCCAGATCCCCCAGTGCAGGTGTTCGATCTCCTCTGGATCGAAGCCCATCAGCCGGGCGCCGATGACGTCGACGGCCAGGGGATCGGCCCCCACGAGCAGCACCCCGTGGGGCACCGGCGTCCCGAACAGCGGCCCATCCCCCTCCATCCCGATGACGCCGTCGATGACGCTGACGACGGGGGGCAGGCTCTGGCGCAGGCCCAGGATGCTGGGCGTGAGGCCGTTGACGTGCAGCATGTTCTTGGGCCACCCGTAACGGATCCCGGGGACCACCCCGAACAGGTTCTTGAGGCTCAGGGTGACGCCAGCCCAGTGATGGGTCTTGAGCTTGGCGGCGGAGACGATGAGATCGGCCTCGACGACGTGGCGGGGGAGCCACAGGCGCGGCTGCCCGGGGAACCAGCCGTCCCGCGCGGGGACCGGCCGGGGATCGTCGTAGTTGAGGTCGATGAAGGGGATCCCCCGGCGGGCCAGGACGGCGGCCAGGCCGCTGTGCTCGACCACCGGCCCGGCGTCCCGGCGGAACCCGGGGCCCTCGCCGACGACGATCTCCGCCGCCCCCCGGGCGCGCAGCACATCGAGGATCGCGCCCACCACCTCGGGGGCGGTGACCAGGGGGCGTCCTTCGATCCACTCGATCAGGTTCGGCTTCACCAGCACCCGCTTGCCGGCCACATCCGGCATGCCGGCCTGATCCCACAGCGCCATCAGGGCGTCCCGCAGCAGGGCCTCATCGTAGGAGAGGGAGGCGCCCAGGGCCACCGTCGCCGGGGGCTCCACCCGCCGCCGCCAGCCCCGCAGCAGCCAGGCCAGGAACCGCCGCACGCCCACCGGCTGCGTTCGGCGCTCGGCGAAGGCCAGCCCGCCCCCGATGCCGGCCAGGAGCAGCAGGCGCAGGAAGGCCCGTCGGGTCAGCCGCGGGGCGGCCATGGCCAGCCTCCGTTCAGGGCCAGCGCCGACAGGGCGGTGACGTAAGGGTTGCTTTCCCAGCTTCCATCCGGCGCTTGTTGCCTTTGCAGCCGCTCTCGGGCCTCCGGGTCCTCGATCCCTATGGCGGCCAGGGCGATCTGCCCCAGGGCCAGGGCCATGGCCCCGCCGTCCCGATGCATCTCCGCGCGCAGCGCCGCGACGTCCTCCGGGCGGATCGCCTGCGGGGAGAGGATCTGGAGGGCGAGGAGCGCCCAGGCGGTGGGGTGGGGGCGGGGGGGCAGGTTCGCCCCCAGCATGAAAGGGTTGCCGAAGTTCCAGCCGCCGCCGACGCACCGCCGGTCCACGAGATAGCCCACCGCCTCCGCGATCCGGTCCCGGTGCGTCTCCACGGCGGCGGCGGCGTGAAGGGCGAGCAGGGCCAGGGCGGTGGGTTCCACCCAGGAGGCCTCCCCGGGCCGCCAGGGCCAGCCCCGGAGGGACGGATCGATCCGCAGGGTCCGGCGCACCTCGGCGGTCAGCTCCGCGGCCTCGATCCGGATGACGGGTATCTCGATCAGCCAGCGCACGCCCCGGGCGACCTCAGGAGCTCGAGGGTCCAGACGGGCCAGCCCGAGGATCCCCCAGGCGGTCATCCAGTGGCTTTCGGGGTCCTCGGGATCCATGCCCCAACCCCCATCCGGCCGCTGCGCCGCTTCCAGCCATCGCCGGGCCCGTTCTACGGCCGGCGCGGCCTCGGGGTCCGGACCCAGGGCCACAAGGGCTGCCCCGGTGGGCTCCGTCGCCGAAGGGGATCCGGGTCGGTAGCCCCATCCCCCGTCCGGGTTCTGGGATCGGGCCAGGAAGGCCCGGGCGTTTCGGGCCGAAGGCTCTCCCGGCGTGCCCATCCGCTCCCCGTGAAGCGAAAGTCCTTCCTAAGGAACGACGTCCATGCTTCGTGAGGTGCCTTTGTCATTCTACCTGGGATCATGGACAGAAAGGCCGGGATCCCGTTCCGTTGGAAGAACAGGATCCCGGCCCTTGGGGAGGAGAAGGGGTGCTTTACGAACCCTGCAGGCCGCTGACGATGGAGGAGAACACGGTGCTGACCTGGGTGCCCAGGATGGTGAGGATGGCGATGACCACGACGGCGATCAGCACCAGGATCAGGGCATACTCCACCAGCCCCTGCCCCTTCTCCCGCAACCACAGCCACGCTTGAAGCAACCGGACCATCACGCACCTCCTTGGGTTTAAGGTTTCTGACCCATAGTGTAAGCCGTTCGCGCCCGGAGGCGAGTAGGACTTTGGTCATGGGGGGTTGAGAGCCTGTTGGCTCGCGGTGTGCCCATTTTTAGAATCCTGGCGATCGCGCCCTCCGTTGCCTGGAAAAGTGGGAGCGCTTCCGGGAGAGCGTCCCCACCCAAGCCGGGATCCCGTTCCGCCATGAGAACAGGATCCCGGCCCTTGGGGAGGAGAAGGGGTGCTTTACGAACCCTGCAGGCCGCTGACGATGGAGGAGAACACGGTGCTGACCTGGGTGCCCAGGATGGTGAGGATGGCGATGACCACGATGGCGATCAGCACCAGGATCAGGGCATACTCCACCAGCGCCTGGCCCCTTTCCCGCAACCCCAGCCACGCTTGAAGCAACCGGACCATCGCACACCTCCTGATTCAGAATTCTCACTTAAATATACGCTCAAAACACGCTCCGGAGAATAGGACTTTGGTCCTAATATGCCAGGTTAAGATGATTTAACCGAATGGAGTTTAAGAGAATCTATGAAGCTCTCTTAAAGGTGAAGGTGAGGCTTGCGGATGGACTCGGGGGAGATCGGAGGGGTGGAGGGGAAGTGGGGGCGAGGCGGGTGAGGGATCCGCCCCGCCCCGGCGGGGTCGCGTTCAGCGGGGGGTGGCGGCGGTGGGGACCCCTCGGTGCTCCAGCTCGGCCAGGAACTTCTCGGCCTCCATGGCGGCCATGGCCCCGAAGCCGGCCGAGGTGATGGCCTGCCGGAACCAGCGGTCGTGCACCTCGCCGGCGGCGAAGACCCCCGGGACGCTGGTGTGCAGCCGCTCGTTCACCCGGATGTAGCCGGCCTCGTCCAGCTCGAGCTGCCCCCGGAACAGGGCGGTGTTGGGCTCGTAGCCGATGAAGATGAAGACGCCATCAGTAGGGAACTCCCGCTCCTCCCCCGTCTTCACGTTCCGCAGGCGCACCGCCCGCACCCGGCCCTCGCCCAGGATGGCGGTGACGATGGTGTCGGTGATGAACCCGATCTTCGGGTTGCGGCGGGCGCGCTCCTGCAGGATGGGCTGCGCGCGGAACTGGTCGCGCCGGTGGATGATGGTCACCCGGCGGGCGTAGCGGGTGAGGAAGAGGCCTTCTTGGAAGGCGCTGTCGCCCCCGCCCACCACGACCACCTCTTTGTCCGTGAAGAAGAAGCCGTCGCAGGTGGCGCACACCGACACGCCGCGCCCCCAGAACTCCTGCTCCCCCGGGACGTTCAGGCGGCGCGGGGTGGCCCCGGTGGCGACGATCACCGCCTTCGCCTGGTATTCCCCTCCGTAGGTTCGGATCTGGAAGGGATGCCCTCGGAAGTCCACCTCGATGGCCTCGTCGAACTCAAAGCGGGCGCCGAAACGCTCGGCCTGTTGCTTCATGCGCTCCGCCAGCTCCGCCCCCCCGATGGGCTCCGGGAAGCCGGGGAAGTTCTCGACGAGGTCGGTGGTGGCGATCTGCCCGCCGACGCTGTTGCCGGTGATCACCAGCGGCGAGAGGTTCGCCCGCGCCGCGTAGAGGGCCGCCGTCAGCCCCGCCGGCCCCG
This DNA window, taken from Thermoflexus hugenholtzii JAD2, encodes the following:
- the trxB gene encoding thioredoxin-disulfide reductase, translating into MENLIILGAGPAGLTAALYAARANLSPLVITGNSVGGQIATTDLVENFPGFPEPIGGAELAERMKQQAERFGARFEFDEAIEVDFRGHPFQIRTYGGEYQAKAVIVATGATPRRLNVPGEQEFWGRGVSVCATCDGFFFTDKEVVVVGGGDSAFQEGLFLTRYARRVTIIHRRDQFRAQPILQERARRNPKIGFITDTIVTAILGEGRVRAVRLRNVKTGEEREFPTDGVFIFIGYEPNTALFRGQLELDEAGYIRVNERLHTSVPGVFAAGEVHDRWFRQAITSAGFGAMAAMEAEKFLAELEHRGVPTAATPR
- a CDS encoding prenyltransferase/squalene oxidase repeat-containing protein, whose protein sequence is MGTPGEPSARNARAFLARSQNPDGGWGYRPGSPSATEPTGAALVALGPDPEAAPAVERARRWLEAAQRPDGGWGMDPEDPESHWMTAWGILGLARLDPRAPEVARGVRWLIEIPVIRIEAAELTAEVRRTLRIDPSLRGWPWRPGEASWVEPTALALLALHAAAAVETHRDRIAEAVGYLVDRRCVGGGWNFGNPFMLGANLPPRPHPTAWALLALQILSPQAIRPEDVAALRAEMHRDGGAMALALGQIALAAIGIEDPEARERLQRQQAPDGSWESNPYVTALSALALNGGWPWPPRG
- a CDS encoding Flp family type IVb pilin — protein: MVRLLQAWLWLREKGQGLVEYALILVLIAVVVIAILTILGTQVSTVFSSIVSGLQGS
- a CDS encoding Flp family type IVb pilin encodes the protein MVRLLQAWLGLRERGQALVEYALILVLIAIVVIAILTILGTQVSTVFSSIVSGLQGS
- a CDS encoding glycosyltransferase family 87 protein, with protein sequence MRGTVYRVMRWPLLIAAGAMLFALSERILTSPSFIRLDDFVEYWAAGRLTLTGGNPYDPEQLLRLEREAGRPLEEAVMLWNPPWVLALLVPFGALPYPLARSLWFLLQLAALAWSGTQLSRSLHVRPARPWGVWALVFTFAPALHALKAGQITPLMLPALVEAMRAFPRHPFRAGLWSALLLVKPHLAYLVLLTLLAESIRQRKPGFALGLFAAVAGASALSGLLQPAVFEQYLHAWQHHPPADWATATLGGFLRLLIGPSYVALQFLPPLIGLGLWLRYRPSISEIPLWTLISLATAAYGWTFDLPLALVGLIPAFYHLISHSPAPRRLGLILAYGLLNGILLFTSMPQIFYFWAGSVLLGWVLLARRGAAMPNHLPEKEMPCGPTG
- a CDS encoding glycosyltransferase family 87 protein, translating into MRKFDYLTPIRLRYAWIAGIALWSGWLLSLLGGSGNLDLAGQVIGTDYLQFYAAGWMIRHGQAARLYDPEAQLAAERAIIGPHLPAYHAFLNPPFFALLFVPFSLPPYLISFALWSALQLLLLVLSMRALRPARFLETTAWALTFLPVFASVSFGQNGLLSLALLTGVWIMWRRNRAMAAGALSGLLLYKPHLLLGLLLLWGMEGPRGWRALFGLGLTGATLLTLSGALLPEATAAYGRFALNIYPDLPSWKEFPLWHLHSPRGFWRLLLPGQPRLADALALLSALIATGAVLRFWRRHREEPLRFAAAVVLTLYLTPHAMIYDGAILLLPALLLWEQAPAARPALRAAFALVWVAFFLGAPLTAWMARHVGWGIQWTLPALTAAGYQTKLQPDTLNAQSR
- a CDS encoding glycosyltransferase 87 family protein, with protein sequence MNYKMIQRLHNYPRLIFAVLWAAIGFDFLFRQGWQGGWGFILGTDFITLYGAGLLYRHNPTHLYDFQAQAHIQESLIAPTSYPGLNPFISPPYVAMFYSIFSVFSLPVAFLIWNILTLILVFHSTHQLYMIINDKTKSSGLTFWQMIILVLSFFPFALGWRVGQNHGLTLWLVTNILWWQRAGHPSLAGLLCSLLLYKPHFTLGFLILWMIWKEWAALLTFTATAILWIFIDILSGNLAIYWDYIRLQSLLLELPWIQGFPSFALITPYGLLATIFPVSAKPILTIFSTLQLLLFGIGLAWLAHSLRNLPFPNQIPAWIFAILYPLIAAPYVLIHDLVIIIPIFSFWSAWKPSYRLLYLIIFVYLGSFFLLFAGALLRVALLAFFPPIALILMIYDYLFSLKDR
- a CDS encoding DUF362 domain-containing protein, with product MAAPRLTRRAFLRLLLLAGIGGGLAFAERRTQPVGVRRFLAWLLRGWRRRVEPPATVALGASLSYDEALLRDALMALWDQAGMPDVAGKRVLVKPNLIEWIEGRPLVTAPEVVGAILDVLRARGAAEIVVGEGPGFRRDAGPVVEHSGLAAVLARRGIPFIDLNYDDPRPVPARDGWFPGQPRLWLPRHVVEADLIVSAAKLKTHHWAGVTLSLKNLFGVVPGIRYGWPKNMLHVNGLTPSILGLRQSLPPVVSVIDGVIGMEGDGPLFGTPVPHGVLLVGADPLAVDVIGARLMGFDPEEIEHLHWGIWAGIGQGVRIEVRGAPLEALRRRYQRPPK